One Ricinus communis isolate WT05 ecotype wild-type chromosome 2, ASM1957865v1, whole genome shotgun sequence DNA segment encodes these proteins:
- the LOC8282001 gene encoding uncharacterized protein LOC8282001, translated as MLQWMGGSRRKVTTSRKSIQKRQKQYFEQRRRQQHQQIAGLEECSEGGGGGNKRKQSHKQHKSLDILNLLNFSTSSHDCKPDFPTRREEQKINASTVKYHIAMDAPVIQASTVIPADPIEINRASSLSDCQVEILSPKKTLLDSLDTHSNSLHGVDNKPDLWNTTSQQQVSFFDLLGDDESNGYVEAGPTYEAHVAFSVDGLGKVEAETPPQSPQQPDRYVSYGCFSPLKAARQLNSSRNCDHVLNDLELEVDAIMQDLEMPLSGSSLDFSTGTNDSYDKLEANFPAVRDHMQLDGHNSKIRSSLSYRQAFCDTRNNYEDLWDDRFSLLAAESLDERQCDISWKSWSCHFDGDSSESLKHGKPNYAFGGPQLLKKRDAAKATTGFNFLDSSPTKHQKSENDYDVTTSKGARHHLVATNGNFEDVTGHPDWSSFVLEDPRKSPSLLSEESCSSTAVRGESTNNPVIPGLE; from the exons ATGTTGCAATGGATGGGAGGTTCGAGGAGGAAAGTGACAACT TCAAGGAAGTCCATACAGAAGAG GCAAAAGCAGTACTTTGAACAAAGGAGACGGCAACAGCATCAGCAGATAGCTGGGTTGGAGGAGTGTTCtgaaggaggaggaggaggaaaCAAACGGAAACAAAGTCACAAACAGCACAAGTCGCTGGATATTCTCAATTTGCTTAACTTTTCAACGAGTTCCCATGACTGCAAGCCTGATTTCCCCACTA GAAGGGAAGAACAGAAAATCAATGCTTCAACAGTCAAGTATCACATCGCTATGGATGCACCAGTAATTCAAGCCAGCACAGTCATTCCTGCAGATCCCATTGAAATTAATAGAGCAA GTTCCCTATCAGATTGCCAAGTAGAAATTCTCTCCCCAAAGAA GACTCTACTTGATTCTCTAGATACTCACAGCAATTCTCTTCATGGAGTTGATAATAAACCTGATCTTTGGAATACAACAAGTCAACAGC AGGTATCGTTTTTTGATTTGCTTGGTGATGATGAATCAAATGGATATGTGGAAGCAGGTCCAACTTATGAAGCTCATGTTGCATTCTCAGTTGATG GTTTGGGTAAAGTGGAAGCAGAAACACCACCGCAGTCACCGCAACAACCTGACAG ATATGTATCCTATGGTTGCTTCTCACCATTGAAGGCTGCAAGGCAATTAAACTCATCAAGGAATTGTGATCATGTGCTAAATGACCTTGAACTTGAAGTG GATGCAATAATGCAAGATCTTGAAATGCCCCTGAGTGGCAGTTCCTTGGATTTTTCAACAGGGACCAACGATTCATATGACAAGCTGGAGGCTAATTTTCCTGCTGTCAGAGATCACATGCAACTTGATGGTCACAATAGTAAAATAAGAAGCTCATTATCGTATAGACAAGCATTCTGTGACACTAGGAATAATTATGAAGACTTATGGGATG ATAGGTTTAGTTTATTGGCAGCCGAGTCTCTTGATGAAAGGCAATGTGATATTTCCTGGAAAAGCTGGTCGTGTCATTTTGATGGTGATTCTTCTGAATCTCTGAAACATGGAAAGCCAAATTATGCCTTTGGAGGGCCCCAGCTGCTGAAGAAAAG GGATGCTGCAAAAGCAACTACAGGATTCAATTTCTTAG ATTCATCTCCGACAAAGCACCAAAAATCAGAAAATGATTACGATGTCACAACTTCCAAAGGGGCAAG GCATCATTTGGTGGCGACAAATGGTAATTTTGAAGATGTAACTGGGCATCCTGACTGGTCTTCCTTTGTTTTGGAAGATCCACGAAAAAGTCCGAGTTTGTTGAG TGAAGAGTCGTGCTCATCCACAGCag TGAGGGGTGAGTCGACAAATAATCCTGTCATTCCTGGCCTGGAATAA